The proteins below are encoded in one region of Ostrea edulis chromosome 3, xbOstEdul1.1, whole genome shotgun sequence:
- the LOC125674535 gene encoding sialate O-acetylesterase-like — MRTPTLYLAVLTTLSFTPYANAANFTFSSYYHDHMVLQQSSAGTSIWGHSSKIGDVVHIKLNNNEVARATVDSHQIWQATFTSPTDHGPYTVSATSSLGTLQISDVLFGDVWLCSGQSNMEFYISKLMNATEEYADSAKYPNIRLFHVHKEFSTTPFTDVRHIDAAWLKPTQQSLVRYSAVCWLFGKYLSQHYNYPIGLVETNWGGTRIEPWSSPDAIKACAGFSGRRKRNQYQVNQLYNSMIYPLLRNTIKGVIWYQGESNAAHAYQYSCQFLEMINDWRAKFSKASGGTTSSSFPFGFVQLAPYREAQQNLAYPQLRWAQTANIGYVPNSLLHNVFMAVAMDLPDFTSPYGSIHPRYKHDVAYRLYLAALGVAYHQRGVEFEGPFPTSAVIDSTHRHLTIEYDRGLAPIEVRSSEGFEVCCVNHNTTFCNSFHTHWMNATMTSHDYATVTLDISSCNHANHVVQVRYAWQESPCPLHQCAVYGKSSNLPGPPFTFHVSA, encoded by the exons ATGAGGACGCCAACGCTCTACTTAGCCGTTCTAACAACCTTAAGTTTTACACCATACGCAA ATGCAGCAAATTTCACATTCTCCTCCTACTACCATGACCACATGGTGCTACAACAGAGTTCCGCCGGGACAAGCATATGGGGACACTCCAGCAAAATCGGTGACGTAGTACACATCAAACTAAACAACAATGAAGTTGCTAGGGCCACGGTAGATAGTCATCAGATCTGGCAAGCGACATTTACGAGTCCTACTGACCACGGTCCGTATACAGTATCCGCCACGTCCAGCCTGGGGACACTCCAGATCTCTGACGTTCTATTCGGTGACGTGTGGCTGTGTTCAGGACAGAGCAATATGGAGTTTTATATTTCTAAG CTAATGAATGCGACGGAAGAGTATGCAGACAGTGCAAAGTACCCCAATATTCGACTGTTTCACGTACACAAGGAATTTTCTACCACACCCTTTACCGACGTTAGACACATAGATGCAGCTTGGTTGAAACCAACTCAAC AAAGTCTTGTAAGGTATTCAGCGGTTTGTTGGTTGTTTGGAAAGTACCTGTCACAGCATTATAATTATCCAATCGGCTTGGTCGAGACAAACTGGGGAGGAACACGAATCGAACCGTGGTCATCACCTGATGCAATTAAAGCATGTGCTGGATTTAGTGGTCGTCGTAAAAG gaatcAGTACCAAGTTAACCAACTTTACAATTCTATGATCTACCCTCTTTTGAGAAACACGATCAAAGGCGTCATCTGGTACCAAG GTGAATCTAACGCTGCTCACGCCTACCAGTACTCATGCCAGTTTCTTGAGATGATAAACGACTGGAGAGCTAAATTCAGCAAAGCGTCTGGAGGAACAACCAGTTCCTCCTTCCCATTCGGTTTCGTACAG TTAGCCCCTTACAGGGAGGCCCAACAGAACCTGGCTTACCCACAGCTCCGGTGGGCACAGACAGCTAATATCGGATACGTTCCCAATTCTCTGCTACACAATGTCTTCATGGCAGTAGCTATGGATCTGCCAGACTTCACATCACCCTACGGAAG CATACACCCACGTTACAAACATGACGTAGCTTATCGTCTGTACCTTGCGGCATTGGGCGTGGCTTATCATCAGAGGGGCGTGGAATTCGAGGGTCCATTTCCTACGTCTGCTGTGATTGACAGCACGCATCGCCATCTGACGATTGAATACGACCGGGGCCTAGCTCCTATTGAAGTCCGATCCAGTGAGGGGTTCGAG GTATGCTGCGTAAATCATAACACAACCTTCTGCAATAGTTTTCACACTCATTGGATGAACGCCACGATGACGTCACACGACTATGCTACTGTTACCCTAGATATATCTTCATGTAACCATGCAAATCACGTGGTGCAGGTCAGATACGCCTGGCAGGAGAGCCCCTGTCCTCTCCATCAGTGCGCAGTATATGGGAAGTCGAGTAATTTACCAGGACCACCATTCACGTTTCATGTCAGTGCGTGA
- the LOC125674532 gene encoding para-nitrobenzyl esterase-like, with the protein MKVILRFLHTLTFLYLVRPEQTVVIDTECGQIMGIKNESYVFMGIPYAVPPVGDRRWKEPASINRETGTCWQGIYHALKFGNTCAQKNPLNETQTIGSEDCLYLNVWTPSITKSSKLPVMVYIHGGSLQFANGNWPTYCPTERLANETNIVHVSFNYRLHAFGFMALDLLSSASHTKTSGNYGFMDQITALKWVQSNIENFGGDPNQVTLYGQSSGGTSVFALLASPFSTGLFQRAWLLSASPILNKTLQDASRDNRVFLDRSGCSTLQCLYELSADEVIKAVPWDVYPFWAMTDQTDVPVKGKFDGAMAIVDGYIIPHPPFEAWEMGRYVDVPVMIGTTAQEIDYQPALSNLNTLTWSSYENYVISKIGTFGEDVAKRALELYPLYNVTPEYQFTSLVSDIRVTCPNDILAMEAAKTFKSPVYRYVVTSMPSAPIHMFDLPFPARYSFHAWDMIAFFGTIGDYIKVQRSDQMFADLMRREMLSFVHTGKPFTESWGTFEDSLAILDSSISISKAYHPTECRYWMNSVNMWSYAWIN; encoded by the exons ATGAAAGTCATCTTACGATTTCTTCACACTCTTACTTTCCTGTATTTGGTTAGACCAGAACAAACTGTTGTTATTGATACAGAATGCGGACAGATTATGGgcatcaaaaatgaaagttaCGTCTTCATGGGAATTCCATATGCAGTGCCACCTGTTGGGGATAGGCGCTGGAAAGAACCCGCCTCCATAAACAGAGAAACTGGAACTTGTTGGCAAGGAATATACCACGCTCTAAAATTCGGTAACACGTGTGCACAGAAAAATCCTCTCAACGAAACCCAAACTATAGGAAGTGAAGATTGTCTCTACTTAAATGTTTGGACGCCTTCAATAACTAAAAGTTCCAAGTTGCCAGTTATGGTGTATATTCATGGCGGAAGTTTACAATTTGCCAATGGGAATTGGCCGACATACTGTCCAACAGAACGCTTGGCTAATGAAACAAACATTGTTCATGTGAGTTTCAATTACCGTCTGCATGCGTTTGGGTTCATGGCTTTGGATTTACTATCGTCTGCTTCTCACACCAAAACATCTGGAAATTACGGATTCATGGATCAAATCACCGCGCTTAAATGGGTGCAgtcaaatattgaaaacttcGGCGGAGACCCAAATCAA GTAACACTATATGGACAGAGTTCGGGTGGGACAAGCGTATTTGCACTCCTGGCATCCCCTTTTTCAACCGGTTTATTTCAAAGAGCGTGGTTGTTGAGTGCTTCACCTATTTTGAACAAAACTCTTCAGGACGCATCCCGGGATAACCGAGTCTTTCTAGACCGTTCCGGCTGTTCCACTTTACAATGTCTCTACGAACTTTCCGCAGACGAAGTCATTAAAGCTGTTCCCTGGGATGTTTATCCGTTCTGGGCCATGACGGATCAAACCGACGTCCCGGTGAAAGGAAAATTTGATGGAGCTATGGCAATTGTAGACG GGTACATTATACCCCATCCTCCATTTGAAGCCTGGGAAATGGGACGGTACGTTGATGTCCCGGTAATGATTG GAACAACTGCCCAGGAAATAGATTATCAGCCAGCACTTTCTAACCTTAACACGTTGACATGGTCGAGCTATGAAAATTATGTCATCTCAAAGATAGGGACGTTTGGAGAGGATGTAGCTAAAAGAGCATTAGAGTTATATCCCTTGTACAACGTAACCCCAGAGTACCAGTTTACTAGTCTGGTTTCCGACATTCGCGTCACGTGTCCGAACGACATTCTAGCAATGGAAGCTGCTAAAACGTTCAAGTCACCAGTTTACCGATATGTGGTGACGTCAATGCCATCGGCACCGATTCACATGTTTGACCTACCGTTCCCAGCTCGATATTCATTTCACGCATGGGATATGATAGCATTCTTTGGAACTATTGGCGATTATATCAAAGTTCAACGTTCAGACCAAATGTTTGCAGATCTCATGAGAAGGGAAATGCTATCGTTTGTGCATACTGGGAAACCGTTCACAGAATCTTGGGGAACCTTTGAAGATTCTTTGGCTATTCTCGATTCTTCAATATCGATTTCAAAGGCCTACCATCCAACTGAATGCCGGTATTGGATGAACAGCGTTAACATGTGGTCTTATGCTTGGAttaattaa
- the LOC125674536 gene encoding tenascin-like isoform X3 has protein sequence MTSNSILVPSSTTVTDTSVQTLSSNTESMSSTVTPVTRTALLSSTPTRGSLSLTGDLTPTTASLSSTGDLTPTTASLSSTGDLTPTTASLTSAGDPTPTTASLSSAGDPTPTTASLSSAGDPTPTTASPSSAGDPTTASLSSVGDPTSASLSSAGDPTPTTASLSSAGDPTPTTASLSSAGDQTPTTASLTSAGDPTSTTASLSSTMVQTTATDIFGTTILSTCTHCECIEDVYNASGVYDLAVKGTPITVYCEIKVGHSWTVIFRRTRGDVTFNRNWTEYENGFGNVGGDLWLGLKNINYFTMSGWSVLRVEMEDIDGYAGYAQYSTFVVEDTSTEYRLNVAKYAGTSGYDAFSYHDGMKFSTKDHDNDLSLYTNCASHYGEPWWSRNCARMKFTRDNFNDLGWGNWYMGNYKQLVKITMMIRKPVVIDTSGCADCDCVGALTSESRVYRITVRGNPTDVYCEMRNGYNWMVIFRRTIGDVAFNNMWTTYENGFGNLNGDHWLGLKDISYFTSSGWDCLRVEMEDVDSYIGYAQYSTFEVGDASTEYRLSISGYSGTAGYDAFTYHNNMKFSTRDRDNDLSATKNCASLYGEPWWNNDCSRMMFTRDNFRELGWYNWYTGNYKQLVKITMSIRKSG, from the exons ATGACAAGCAATTCAATACTAGTACCGTCATCAACCACAGTAACAGATACTTCAGTGCAAACGCTATCCTCCAACACTGAGTCAATGTCCAGTACAGTGACACCTGTAACGAGAACGGCGTTACTTAGTTCAACACCGACAAGAGGATCACTTAGTTTAACGGGGGATCTGACACCGACAACAGCGTCACTTAGTTCAACGGGGGATCTGACACCGACAACAGCGTCACTTAGTTCAACGGGGGATCTGACACCGACAACAGCGTCACTTACTTCAGCGGGGGATCCGACACCGACAACAGCGTCACTTAGTTCAGCGGGGGATCCGACACCGACAACAGCGTCACTTAGTTCAGCAGGGGATCCGACACCGACAACAGCGTCACCAAGTTCAGCGGGGGATCCGACAACAGCGTCACTTAGTTCAGTGGGGGATCCGACATCAGCGTCACTTAGTTCAGCGGGGGATCCGACACCGACAACAGCGTCACTTAGTTCAGCGGGGGATCCGACACCGACAACAGCGTCACTTAGTTCAGCGGGGGATCAGACACCGACAACAGCGTCACTTACTTCAGCGGGGGATCCGACATCGACAACAGCGTCACTTAGTTCAACTATGGTGCAAACGACAGCAACAGATATTTTTGGCACAACAATTTTATCaa CCTGTACACATTGTGAATGCATTGAAGATGTATATAACGCAAGTGGAGTGTATGATCTGGCTGTAAAGGGAACCCCAATCACTGTCTATTGTGAAATCAAAGTCGGACATAGTTGGACG GTTATATTCAGACGAACCAGAGGGGATGTAACATTCAACAGAAACTGGACAGAATATGAAAATGGATTTGGCAACGTAGGCGGTGACCTCTGGCTAG GATTAAAGAATATCAACTATTTCACTATGTCTGGATGGAGTGTTTTGAGGGTGGAGATGGAAGATATCGATGGGTATGCTGGCTATGCCCAATACAGTACGTTTGTGGTCGAAGACACCTCAACAGAATACAGGTTAAATGTCGCTAAATATGCTGGAACATCAGGAT atgATGCATTCAGTTATCACGATGGTATGAAATTTTCGACAAAAGATCATGACAATGACTTGTCGTTGTATACGAACTGTGCCTCTCACTACGGAGAACCCTGGTGGTCCAGAAACTGTGCACGGATGAAGTTTACAAGAGACAACTTTAACGATCTTGGATGGGGTAATTGGTACATGGGAAACTACAAACAGTTAGTGAAAATTACGATGATGATCCGAAAACCAGTAGTTATCGATACATCAG GATGTGCAGATTGTGATTGTGTTGGCGCATTGACCAGTGAGAGTAGAGTGTATAGGATAACCGTGAGAGGAAATCCGACTGATGTGTACTGCGAAATGAGGAACGGTTATAACTGGATG GTTATTTTCAGAAGAACTATTGGCGATGTTGCCTTTAACAATATGTGGACAACTTATGAAAATGGATTCGGAAACTTGAACGGCGATCATTGGTTAG GTCTAAAGGATATAAGCTATTTCACATCCTCCGGTTGGGACTGTTTGCGAGTGGAGATGGAGGATGTCGACTCCTATATTGGCTACGCTCAGTACAGCACCTTTGAAGTCGGCGATGCATCGACTGAATATAGACTCAGCATATCAGGATATTCTGGAACCGCTGGCT ATGACGCATTCACTTACCACAACAACATGAAATTCTCAACACGAGATCGTGATAATGATCTATCAGCTACAAAGAACTGTGCCTCTTTGTATGGCGAACCCTGGTGGAACAACGATTGCAGTCGAATGATGTTTACTAGGGACAATTTTAGGGAACTTGGGTGGTACAACTGGTACACAGGCAACTACAAACAACTGGTGAAGATCACAATGAGTATCCGTAAATCAGGCTGA
- the LOC125674536 gene encoding tenascin-like isoform X1 produces the protein MSGRGEMLFLLILLHIFRCHYFVEIHSIDKDKFIFIGNQIVGDMFIVKDIIPKRGQLKIRCSSECLSDVECGGFRIFLNATTCSLLGGKFQAVMESSSIARFYQRATALNNTSVSSSNREKMTSNSILVPSSTTVTDTSVQTLSSNTESMSSTVTPVTRTALLSSTPTRGSLSLTGDLTPTTASLSSTGDLTPTTASLSSTGDLTPTTASLTSAGDPTPTTASLSSAGDPTPTTASLSSAGDPTPTTASPSSAGDPTTASLSSVGDPTSASLSSAGDPTPTTASLSSAGDPTPTTASLSSAGDQTPTTASLTSAGDPTSTTASLSSTMVQTTATDIFGTTILSTCTHCECIEDVYNASGVYDLAVKGTPITVYCEIKVGHSWTVIFRRTRGDVTFNRNWTEYENGFGNVGGDLWLGLKNINYFTMSGWSVLRVEMEDIDGYAGYAQYSTFVVEDTSTEYRLNVAKYAGTSGYDAFSYHDGMKFSTKDHDNDLSLYTNCASHYGEPWWSRNCARMKFTRDNFNDLGWGNWYMGNYKQLVKITMMIRKPVVIDTSGCADCDCVGALTSESRVYRITVRGNPTDVYCEMRNGYNWMVIFRRTIGDVAFNNMWTTYENGFGNLNGDHWLGLKDISYFTSSGWDCLRVEMEDVDSYIGYAQYSTFEVGDASTEYRLSISGYSGTAGYDAFTYHNNMKFSTRDRDNDLSATKNCASLYGEPWWNNDCSRMMFTRDNFRELGWYNWYTGNYKQLVKITMSIRKSG, from the exons ATGAGCGGCCGtggagaaatgttgtttttattaatattgTTACATATCTTCAGGTGTCATTATTTCGTTGAGATACACTCCATAGACAAAgacaaattcattttcattggaaATCAAATAGTTGgtgatatgtttattgtaaaagACATTATTCCTAAAAGAGGTCAATTGAAAATCCGTTGTTCGTCGGAATGTTTGAGCGATGTGGAATGCGGAGGTTTTCGTATATTTTTGAACGCGACTACTTGCTCTTTATTGGGAGGTAAATTTCAAGCTGTAATGGAATCGTCATCAATTGCTCGATTTTATCAG AGAGCAACTGCGCTGAACAACACTTCAGTATCATCATCGAACAGAGAGAAAATGACAAGCAATTCAATACTAGTACCGTCATCAACCACAGTAACAGATACTTCAGTGCAAACGCTATCCTCCAACACTGAGTCAATGTCCAGTACAGTGACACCTGTAACGAGAACGGCGTTACTTAGTTCAACACCGACAAGAGGATCACTTAGTTTAACGGGGGATCTGACACCGACAACAGCGTCACTTAGTTCAACGGGGGATCTGACACCGACAACAGCGTCACTTAGTTCAACGGGGGATCTGACACCGACAACAGCGTCACTTACTTCAGCGGGGGATCCGACACCGACAACAGCGTCACTTAGTTCAGCGGGGGATCCGACACCGACAACAGCGTCACTTAGTTCAGCAGGGGATCCGACACCGACAACAGCGTCACCAAGTTCAGCGGGGGATCCGACAACAGCGTCACTTAGTTCAGTGGGGGATCCGACATCAGCGTCACTTAGTTCAGCGGGGGATCCGACACCGACAACAGCGTCACTTAGTTCAGCGGGGGATCCGACACCGACAACAGCGTCACTTAGTTCAGCGGGGGATCAGACACCGACAACAGCGTCACTTACTTCAGCGGGGGATCCGACATCGACAACAGCGTCACTTAGTTCAACTATGGTGCAAACGACAGCAACAGATATTTTTGGCACAACAATTTTATCaa CCTGTACACATTGTGAATGCATTGAAGATGTATATAACGCAAGTGGAGTGTATGATCTGGCTGTAAAGGGAACCCCAATCACTGTCTATTGTGAAATCAAAGTCGGACATAGTTGGACG GTTATATTCAGACGAACCAGAGGGGATGTAACATTCAACAGAAACTGGACAGAATATGAAAATGGATTTGGCAACGTAGGCGGTGACCTCTGGCTAG GATTAAAGAATATCAACTATTTCACTATGTCTGGATGGAGTGTTTTGAGGGTGGAGATGGAAGATATCGATGGGTATGCTGGCTATGCCCAATACAGTACGTTTGTGGTCGAAGACACCTCAACAGAATACAGGTTAAATGTCGCTAAATATGCTGGAACATCAGGAT atgATGCATTCAGTTATCACGATGGTATGAAATTTTCGACAAAAGATCATGACAATGACTTGTCGTTGTATACGAACTGTGCCTCTCACTACGGAGAACCCTGGTGGTCCAGAAACTGTGCACGGATGAAGTTTACAAGAGACAACTTTAACGATCTTGGATGGGGTAATTGGTACATGGGAAACTACAAACAGTTAGTGAAAATTACGATGATGATCCGAAAACCAGTAGTTATCGATACATCAG GATGTGCAGATTGTGATTGTGTTGGCGCATTGACCAGTGAGAGTAGAGTGTATAGGATAACCGTGAGAGGAAATCCGACTGATGTGTACTGCGAAATGAGGAACGGTTATAACTGGATG GTTATTTTCAGAAGAACTATTGGCGATGTTGCCTTTAACAATATGTGGACAACTTATGAAAATGGATTCGGAAACTTGAACGGCGATCATTGGTTAG GTCTAAAGGATATAAGCTATTTCACATCCTCCGGTTGGGACTGTTTGCGAGTGGAGATGGAGGATGTCGACTCCTATATTGGCTACGCTCAGTACAGCACCTTTGAAGTCGGCGATGCATCGACTGAATATAGACTCAGCATATCAGGATATTCTGGAACCGCTGGCT ATGACGCATTCACTTACCACAACAACATGAAATTCTCAACACGAGATCGTGATAATGATCTATCAGCTACAAAGAACTGTGCCTCTTTGTATGGCGAACCCTGGTGGAACAACGATTGCAGTCGAATGATGTTTACTAGGGACAATTTTAGGGAACTTGGGTGGTACAACTGGTACACAGGCAACTACAAACAACTGGTGAAGATCACAATGAGTATCCGTAAATCAGGCTGA
- the LOC125674536 gene encoding uncharacterized protein LOC125674536 isoform X2 produces MSGRGEMLFLLILLHIFRCHYFVEIHSIDKDKFIFIGNQIVGDMFIVKDIIPKRGQLKIRCSSECLSDVECGGFRIFLNATTCSLLGGKFQAVMESSSIARFYQRATALNNTSVSSSNREKMTSNSILVPSSTTVTDTSVQTLSSNTESMSSTVTPVTRTALLSSTPTRGSLSLTGDLTPTTASLSSTGDLTPTTASLSSTGDLTPTTASLTSAGDPTPTTASLSSAGDPTPTTASLSSAGDPTPTTASPSSAGDPTTASLSSVGDPTSASLSSAGDPTPTTASLSSAGDPTPTTASLSSAGDQTPTTASLTSAGDPTSTTASLSSTMVQTTATDIFGTTILSTCTHCECIEDVYNASGVYDLAVKGTPITVYCEIKVGHSWTVIFRRTRGDVTFNRNWTEYENGFGNVGGDLWLDDAFSYHDGMKFSTKDHDNDLSLYTNCASHYGEPWWSRNCARMKFTRDNFNDLGWGNWYMGNYKQLVKITMMIRKPVVIDTSGCADCDCVGALTSESRVYRITVRGNPTDVYCEMRNGYNWMVIFRRTIGDVAFNNMWTTYENGFGNLNGDHWLGLKDISYFTSSGWDCLRVEMEDVDSYIGYAQYSTFEVGDASTEYRLSISGYSGTAGYDAFTYHNNMKFSTRDRDNDLSATKNCASLYGEPWWNNDCSRMMFTRDNFRELGWYNWYTGNYKQLVKITMSIRKSG; encoded by the exons ATGAGCGGCCGtggagaaatgttgtttttattaatattgTTACATATCTTCAGGTGTCATTATTTCGTTGAGATACACTCCATAGACAAAgacaaattcattttcattggaaATCAAATAGTTGgtgatatgtttattgtaaaagACATTATTCCTAAAAGAGGTCAATTGAAAATCCGTTGTTCGTCGGAATGTTTGAGCGATGTGGAATGCGGAGGTTTTCGTATATTTTTGAACGCGACTACTTGCTCTTTATTGGGAGGTAAATTTCAAGCTGTAATGGAATCGTCATCAATTGCTCGATTTTATCAG AGAGCAACTGCGCTGAACAACACTTCAGTATCATCATCGAACAGAGAGAAAATGACAAGCAATTCAATACTAGTACCGTCATCAACCACAGTAACAGATACTTCAGTGCAAACGCTATCCTCCAACACTGAGTCAATGTCCAGTACAGTGACACCTGTAACGAGAACGGCGTTACTTAGTTCAACACCGACAAGAGGATCACTTAGTTTAACGGGGGATCTGACACCGACAACAGCGTCACTTAGTTCAACGGGGGATCTGACACCGACAACAGCGTCACTTAGTTCAACGGGGGATCTGACACCGACAACAGCGTCACTTACTTCAGCGGGGGATCCGACACCGACAACAGCGTCACTTAGTTCAGCGGGGGATCCGACACCGACAACAGCGTCACTTAGTTCAGCAGGGGATCCGACACCGACAACAGCGTCACCAAGTTCAGCGGGGGATCCGACAACAGCGTCACTTAGTTCAGTGGGGGATCCGACATCAGCGTCACTTAGTTCAGCGGGGGATCCGACACCGACAACAGCGTCACTTAGTTCAGCGGGGGATCCGACACCGACAACAGCGTCACTTAGTTCAGCGGGGGATCAGACACCGACAACAGCGTCACTTACTTCAGCGGGGGATCCGACATCGACAACAGCGTCACTTAGTTCAACTATGGTGCAAACGACAGCAACAGATATTTTTGGCACAACAATTTTATCaa CCTGTACACATTGTGAATGCATTGAAGATGTATATAACGCAAGTGGAGTGTATGATCTGGCTGTAAAGGGAACCCCAATCACTGTCTATTGTGAAATCAAAGTCGGACATAGTTGGACG GTTATATTCAGACGAACCAGAGGGGATGTAACATTCAACAGAAACTGGACAGAATATGAAAATGGATTTGGCAACGTAGGCGGTGACCTCTGGCTAG atgATGCATTCAGTTATCACGATGGTATGAAATTTTCGACAAAAGATCATGACAATGACTTGTCGTTGTATACGAACTGTGCCTCTCACTACGGAGAACCCTGGTGGTCCAGAAACTGTGCACGGATGAAGTTTACAAGAGACAACTTTAACGATCTTGGATGGGGTAATTGGTACATGGGAAACTACAAACAGTTAGTGAAAATTACGATGATGATCCGAAAACCAGTAGTTATCGATACATCAG GATGTGCAGATTGTGATTGTGTTGGCGCATTGACCAGTGAGAGTAGAGTGTATAGGATAACCGTGAGAGGAAATCCGACTGATGTGTACTGCGAAATGAGGAACGGTTATAACTGGATG GTTATTTTCAGAAGAACTATTGGCGATGTTGCCTTTAACAATATGTGGACAACTTATGAAAATGGATTCGGAAACTTGAACGGCGATCATTGGTTAG GTCTAAAGGATATAAGCTATTTCACATCCTCCGGTTGGGACTGTTTGCGAGTGGAGATGGAGGATGTCGACTCCTATATTGGCTACGCTCAGTACAGCACCTTTGAAGTCGGCGATGCATCGACTGAATATAGACTCAGCATATCAGGATATTCTGGAACCGCTGGCT ATGACGCATTCACTTACCACAACAACATGAAATTCTCAACACGAGATCGTGATAATGATCTATCAGCTACAAAGAACTGTGCCTCTTTGTATGGCGAACCCTGGTGGAACAACGATTGCAGTCGAATGATGTTTACTAGGGACAATTTTAGGGAACTTGGGTGGTACAACTGGTACACAGGCAACTACAAACAACTGGTGAAGATCACAATGAGTATCCGTAAATCAGGCTGA